The following coding sequences are from one Mycoplasma mycoides subsp. capri window:
- a CDS encoding MOLPALP family lipoprotein, protein MKKILIGLSTFSLLVSSSSIVSCTITYQFKNNYLDQLKMILNTSSIAAQSIILSDKNTTNISTDYSLKTFSQTKISDLYKNEEKKLANKYVIDKKATYEYQFKSMFLSLENQKWTETLKKITTIDKNNQTTNLDLAWNDQNTKTTDNNIFKTLSLASAGFNFLFSGDFTPNQQGDLINNFLSNQFGLLESTVFKDNQFTNLIDQLNNIDNNQFYNLTNSLFTQPEWLNKNNNEFLKQTLKEILESSSKKLWDQILPKAEKQDFKIDWSKVFKPLIDLLKAFSIYYEQIEQRSDKNLTYQTMDPLHLFSKEKTNSEFLYEVLNTNLQTIYKNKSEDQIKQEINSINLKKLISFLKNTLVFDNNDKHGYKFQKFVVMLLSSASQKESQNDITNNFLLKPFYNWYEQNQELVKKIITNKLEKIESIKPYASFVSNITPILFKVIKAFHQDLIEQGLNKKLSSELSSYLSLAKTLLPALKVDKKVIDFLDSKSLKDFLNNPFLALYKQNFLKEVFELINQLSNKEIINNQIIDNISNVYNLTTLKLDKLLNYLLELIKKPSPSKTSLDEFQFLYGLKDLSISQIINNLSTFYNKENLNYIFNLNNFKNLSEAIFNKNITMSFKYKNQEQELKTQNSLSTILTILGLNSNYTKDLKIEIKDDTNKISEKIKQLIEQKQYGLISVILLGFDADKKQFYKDSILDNIANLFGHNDKDINKEASKNAINILIKSYLELINWFQNVSLKKYAKDNFSTYLDQNNWSTELIDKKGNIENLSEPLIINYMLKYKNPKDDNQNWKFKVSITRTSDFEQPWKISEITKLTNN, encoded by the coding sequence ATGAAAAAAATATTAATAGGTTTAAGTACATTTTCTTTATTAGTTAGTTCATCTAGTATAGTTTCTTGTACAATAACTTACCAATTTAAAAATAACTATTTAGATCAATTAAAAATGATCTTAAACACTTCATCAATAGCTGCTCAATCAATTATTTTAAGTGATAAAAATACTACAAATATTAGTACTGATTATTCATTAAAAACTTTTAGTCAAACTAAAATTAGTGATTTGTATAAAAATGAAGAAAAAAAATTAGCTAATAAATATGTAATTGATAAAAAAGCTACTTATGAATATCAATTTAAATCAATGTTTTTATCACTTGAAAATCAAAAATGAACTGAAACATTAAAAAAAATAACTACTATTGATAAAAATAATCAAACTACTAATTTAGATTTAGCTTGAAATGATCAAAATACAAAAACAACTGATAATAATATTTTTAAAACTCTAAGTTTAGCTTCAGCTGGGTTTAATTTTTTATTTTCTGGTGATTTTACACCAAACCAACAAGGTGATTTAATTAATAATTTTTTATCTAATCAATTTGGTTTATTAGAATCAACTGTTTTTAAAGATAATCAATTTACTAATTTAATAGATCAACTTAATAATATTGATAATAATCAATTTTATAATCTTACTAATAGTTTATTTACTCAACCAGAGTGACTTAATAAAAATAATAATGAATTTTTAAAACAAACATTAAAAGAAATTTTAGAATCTTCATCAAAAAAACTATGAGATCAAATACTACCAAAAGCTGAAAAACAAGATTTTAAAATAGATTGATCAAAAGTATTTAAACCTTTAATTGATTTATTAAAGGCTTTTAGTATTTATTATGAACAAATAGAACAAAGATCAGATAAAAATTTAACTTATCAAACTATGGATCCTTTACATTTATTTAGTAAAGAAAAAACAAATAGTGAGTTTTTATATGAAGTTTTAAATACTAATTTACAAACTATTTATAAAAATAAAAGTGAAGATCAAATTAAACAAGAAATTAATTCAATTAATTTAAAAAAATTAATTAGCTTTTTAAAAAACACTTTAGTTTTTGATAATAATGATAAACACGGTTATAAATTTCAAAAATTTGTTGTTATGTTATTGAGTAGTGCTAGTCAAAAAGAATCACAAAATGATATTACTAATAATTTTTTACTAAAACCCTTTTATAATTGATATGAACAAAACCAAGAACTTGTTAAAAAAATTATTACAAATAAATTAGAAAAGATAGAAAGCATAAAACCTTATGCAAGTTTTGTTTCTAATATAACTCCTATTTTATTTAAAGTGATTAAAGCTTTTCATCAAGATTTAATTGAACAAGGTTTAAATAAAAAACTAAGTTCAGAATTAAGTAGTTATTTAAGTTTAGCAAAAACACTTTTACCAGCTCTTAAAGTAGATAAAAAAGTGATTGATTTTTTAGATTCAAAAAGTTTAAAGGACTTTTTAAATAATCCGTTTTTAGCTTTATATAAACAGAATTTTTTAAAAGAAGTTTTTGAATTAATTAATCAATTATCAAATAAAGAAATTATTAATAATCAAATTATTGATAATATTTCAAATGTTTATAATTTAACTACTTTAAAATTAGATAAACTACTTAACTACTTATTAGAATTAATTAAAAAACCATCACCAAGTAAAACTAGTTTAGATGAATTTCAATTTTTATATGGTTTAAAAGATCTATCAATCAGTCAAATTATTAACAATTTATCAACTTTTTATAATAAAGAAAACCTAAATTATATTTTTAATTTAAATAATTTTAAAAACTTATCAGAAGCAATTTTTAATAAAAATATAACTATGAGTTTTAAATATAAAAATCAAGAACAAGAATTAAAAACTCAAAATAGTTTATCAACTATTTTAACAATATTAGGTTTAAATTCAAATTATACAAAAGATCTAAAAATTGAAATCAAAGATGATACAAATAAAATTTCTGAAAAAATAAAACAACTAATTGAGCAAAAACAATATGGATTAATTTCAGTTATTCTATTAGGATTTGATGCTGATAAAAAACAATTTTATAAAGATTCTATTTTAGATAATATAGCTAATTTATTTGGTCATAATGATAAAGATATAAATAAAGAAGCTTCTAAAAATGCTATAAACATTTTAATAAAATCTTATTTAGAATTAATTAATTGATTTCAAAATGTCTCTTTAAAAAAATATGCCAAAGATAATTTTTCTACTTATTTAGATCAAAACAACTGATCAACTGAACTTATAGATAAAAAGGGTAATATAGAAAATCTAAGCGAACCATTAATAATAAATTATATGTTAAAATATAAAAACCCAAAAGATGATAATCAAAATTGAAAATTTAAAGTTTCAATAACAAGAACTTCAGATTTTGAACAACCTTGAAAAATAAGTGAAATAACTAAATTGACTAATAATTAA
- a CDS encoding MAG6410 family transglutaminase-related lipoprotein, with protein MKKLLKLLSLSSIISLTTTTISCSVNNSNTKNNLVIPTTNKKPNNSLDTNSKSDKNQDNNSTPKNEEFKPSNNDSNQGSNRNSANSDNQINNNYSNSETIAPIDNSGSDTLNKQTYFSTISNLNHDLTSLENNYLEKVNKDFNEININENDVKNIILKNKMPINFYSHPKYKLENQSVTLDKFANSQAKLKLIDRDTNREVPNDQIKWYQRISYPEDKIITPNEDQNKATFLLSSDGTIKWKDTTEESGREVEEKFARLWANYKGYLYSAIVKVYSAEKSKILKDEDEAVKMAKKIVDENGWKNLPVLEKLTKAYEWMTKNVKYDYDLTTGPILKNQNAHSALVNLKTVCTGYAKGLKLILEELGIPCKFMEGQSKRETSHAKHAWNLVQLDNEWYHIDTTSDRTDNITKFNFFLNTNDDFLESDIFDNKFKDQGSRLRNLKFKNFVETEEDVLVLIDNNFNPTNNLVNRINMVVDRGNFSIVNKALKERNLDVHNWNYGTNTSASPNKSIIYTFNNNFKQNIEDIKIENVTQYNNKNAIKIEFDKGVKDLKAGNFNITNALIRRIEQLQNGKTYILYLEHFSNFGQIEVKLESIKRKDYKFEIDKEYKIKFNIKKQEQPNIKIQSIDNNKIKIINETNNLEYSFNYNSWKDVPTNGIIKDATIGKLYVRYKENENSPSSDIVVFEIQKASEVDNLVKLINNNMLVGLDNSMEYKKENEEKWTSISKTMLKDLNKGTYWIRTKASSSTLASDISKVEIK; from the coding sequence ATGAAAAAGTTATTAAAATTACTATCATTAAGTTCAATTATAAGTTTAACTACAACTACTATAAGTTGTAGTGTTAATAACTCAAATACTAAAAATAATCTTGTTATACCAACTACAAATAAAAAACCTAATAATAGTTTAGATACAAATTCTAAAAGTGATAAAAACCAAGATAATAACTCAACTCCTAAAAATGAAGAGTTTAAACCATCAAATAATGATAGTAATCAAGGATCAAATCGTAATTCAGCTAACAGTGATAATCAAATTAATAACAATTATTCCAACAGTGAAACTATAGCTCCTATTGATAACAGTGGTAGTGATACATTGAACAAACAAACTTACTTCTCAACAATTTCTAATCTAAACCATGATTTAACTAGCTTAGAAAATAACTATTTAGAAAAAGTTAACAAGGATTTTAATGAAATAAATATTAATGAAAATGATGTCAAAAATATTATTTTAAAAAATAAAATGCCAATAAATTTCTATTCTCATCCTAAATACAAACTAGAAAATCAAAGCGTAACATTAGATAAATTTGCAAATAGCCAAGCAAAATTAAAACTTATTGATAGAGACACTAATAGAGAAGTTCCAAATGATCAAATTAAATGATACCAACGAATTTCCTATCCTGAAGATAAAATTATTACACCAAATGAAGATCAAAATAAAGCAACTTTCTTATTATCTAGTGATGGTACTATAAAATGAAAAGATACTACAGAAGAGAGTGGAAGAGAAGTTGAAGAAAAATTTGCTAGACTGTGGGCAAATTACAAAGGTTATTTATATTCAGCAATAGTAAAGGTTTATTCAGCAGAAAAAAGTAAAATATTAAAAGATGAAGATGAAGCTGTAAAAATGGCTAAAAAAATTGTTGATGAAAATGGTTGAAAAAATTTACCAGTTTTAGAAAAATTAACAAAAGCCTATGAATGAATGACCAAGAATGTTAAATATGATTATGATTTAACAACAGGACCAATTTTAAAAAATCAAAACGCACACTCAGCTTTAGTAAATCTAAAAACTGTATGTACTGGTTATGCTAAAGGGCTTAAGCTAATATTAGAAGAATTAGGAATTCCTTGTAAATTTATGGAAGGTCAAAGCAAAAGAGAAACTTCTCATGCTAAACATGCTTGAAACTTAGTGCAATTAGATAACGAGTGATATCACATTGATACAACATCAGATAGAACTGATAATATAACTAAATTTAATTTCTTTTTAAATACAAATGATGATTTCTTAGAATCAGATATTTTTGATAATAAATTCAAAGATCAAGGATCACGACTAAGAAACCTAAAATTTAAAAATTTTGTTGAAACTGAAGAAGATGTTCTAGTATTAATTGATAATAATTTTAACCCAACCAATAATCTAGTTAATAGAATTAACATGGTGGTTGATAGAGGTAATTTTAGCATTGTAAATAAAGCTCTTAAAGAAAGAAATTTAGATGTACACAACTGAAATTATGGTACTAACACATCTGCAAGCCCTAATAAGTCAATTATCTATACATTTAATAATAATTTTAAACAAAACATAGAAGACATAAAAATTGAAAATGTCACACAGTATAATAACAAAAATGCAATTAAAATAGAATTTGACAAGGGAGTTAAAGATTTAAAAGCCGGCAACTTCAATATAACTAATGCTCTAATTAGAAGAATTGAACAATTACAAAATGGAAAAACATATATTTTATATTTAGAACACTTTTCTAATTTTGGACAAATAGAAGTGAAACTAGAATCTATTAAAAGAAAAGATTACAAATTTGAAATAGATAAAGAATATAAAATAAAATTTAACATTAAAAAACAAGAACAACCTAATATAAAAATTCAATCAATAGATAATAATAAAATTAAAATTATCAATGAAACTAATAACTTGGAATATAGTTTTAATTATAATAGTTGAAAAGATGTCCCTACTAACGGAATAATAAAAGATGCTACTATAGGCAAACTATATGTTAGATATAAAGAAAATGAAAATAGTCCAAGTTCAGATATTGTAGTTTTTGAAATTCAAAAAGCAAGTGAAGTTGATAATCTAGTTAAATTAATAAACAATAATATGTTAGTTGGCCTAGATAATAGTATGGAATATAAAAAAGAAAACGAGGAAAAATGAACTTCAATTTCAAAAACAATGCTAAAAGATTTAAATAAAGGAACTTATTGAATTAGAACAAAAGCTTCTAGTTCAACTCTAGCTTCAGATATTTCAAAAGTAGAAATAAAATAA
- a CDS encoding MAG6410 family transglutaminase-related lipoprotein → MKKLQNYLKLLSLGSVVVVAMTTISCNINNSNTRNNLVIPTTNKNPNNNLKPGNSQTSQNNRTPENQNIEPSSNEDSSSNNNNSNIDNNNSYPENIDHIDNNDFNNNINHFSTISNLNYSLSSLDNNYLEYQEKDFQPINVEEAKIKEILLNDKLPLNFYSHPKYKPEKQNIFINPNEKIKLKLVDSKNNTEVKDDVKWYQRLRYPENQILKAGEDKNDKLTLSTDGTVIGKTHTKENDPTTLIWAGYKGYLYPFFVEVSSQHHYNGESDKQKAKKVAQELAQQWKDLPTLEKITKAYEWMTKEVKYDPGYQTNSIYKDQTAYSALVEKCTVCTGYAKGFKMIMDELSIPCIVMEGQSTRDFWAARHAWNLIEVDGEWYHVDATSDRTNNEQTFNFFFNSNDDFNKSDSFQRNLGVYGSRYRNYKNNNFVHSKEDTLALIDNQISDKKDQTLSLELTSDNFINVNKAFDERQLEVEKHTKLETKLPFKRIKYTLKNKNTTEIKTLEAKIKKEEIKNNPLGMYALKVTLTLDTNIQDLKPGNFNVKNAMVKEVKKVKDGYILFLDNFSKFGNVEVELQSIKRQGFKFNLDQTKFQFDVKKHEKPNVNLKIDKNNKIALIGSKKGMQYRSNMDGWTDITKDDFVINNPKVGKLSIRWKDYDNKFASDIQLFDVQRANDVVNKVKLVDNMLIGLDNTIEYKKEADTSWTNATTQRLNLTSGTYWIRTKASNSTLASDISKVEIK, encoded by the coding sequence ATGAAAAAATTACAAAATTATCTTAAATTATTATCATTAGGTTCTGTTGTAGTTGTAGCTATGACTACTATAAGTTGTAATATTAATAACTCAAATACTAGAAATAATCTTGTTATACCAACTACAAATAAAAATCCTAATAATAATTTAAAACCAGGAAATAGTCAAACTTCTCAAAATAATAGAACTCCTGAAAACCAAAATATCGAACCATCAAGTAATGAAGATTCAAGTTCAAACAATAACAATTCAAATATAGATAATAATAATTCTTATCCAGAAAATATAGACCACATTGATAATAACGACTTTAACAACAACATAAATCATTTTTCTACTATATCAAATCTAAATTACTCACTAAGTAGTTTAGATAACAATTATTTAGAATATCAAGAAAAGGATTTTCAGCCGATTAATGTTGAAGAAGCAAAAATTAAAGAAATTCTTTTAAATGATAAATTACCTTTAAATTTTTATTCTCATCCTAAATACAAACCAGAAAAGCAAAATATTTTTATAAATCCTAATGAAAAAATTAAACTTAAATTAGTTGATAGCAAAAATAATACTGAAGTTAAAGATGATGTTAAATGATATCAACGATTAAGATATCCAGAAAATCAAATTTTAAAAGCTGGAGAAGATAAAAATGATAAGTTAACATTATCAACTGATGGAACAGTTATTGGAAAAACACATACAAAAGAAAATGATCCAACAACTTTAATATGAGCTGGATATAAAGGTTATTTATATCCTTTTTTTGTTGAAGTTTCTTCACAACACCACTACAATGGTGAATCAGATAAACAAAAAGCTAAAAAAGTTGCTCAAGAATTAGCTCAACAATGAAAAGACTTGCCTACACTAGAAAAAATAACAAAAGCTTATGAGTGAATGACTAAAGAAGTAAAATATGATCCTGGGTATCAAACAAATAGTATTTATAAAGATCAAACTGCATATTCAGCACTTGTTGAAAAATGTACTGTATGTACTGGGTATGCTAAAGGATTTAAGATGATTATGGATGAGTTATCTATTCCTTGTATAGTTATGGAAGGTCAAAGCACACGTGATTTTTGAGCTGCAAGACATGCTTGAAATTTAATTGAAGTTGATGGTGAATGATATCATGTTGATGCAACTTCAGACAGAACCAATAATGAACAAACATTTAACTTTTTCTTTAATAGTAACGATGATTTTAATAAAAGTGATAGTTTTCAGCGCAATTTAGGAGTTTATGGTTCTAGATATAGAAATTATAAAAATAATAATTTTGTTCACTCAAAAGAAGATACATTAGCATTAATTGATAATCAAATTTCAGATAAAAAAGATCAAACTTTATCTTTAGAATTAACTTCTGATAATTTTATAAATGTTAATAAAGCATTTGATGAAAGACAATTAGAAGTAGAAAAACATACTAAATTAGAAACCAAATTACCTTTTAAAAGAATAAAATATACACTTAAAAATAAAAATACCACTGAAATCAAAACATTAGAAGCAAAAATTAAAAAAGAAGAAATAAAAAACAATCCTTTAGGTATGTATGCTTTAAAAGTAACATTAACTTTAGATACAAATATTCAAGATCTTAAACCAGGAAATTTTAATGTGAAAAATGCAATGGTTAAAGAAGTTAAAAAAGTTAAAGATGGTTATATATTATTCTTAGATAACTTTAGTAAATTTGGTAATGTAGAAGTCGAACTTCAATCAATTAAAAGACAAGGATTTAAGTTTAATTTAGATCAAACTAAATTTCAATTTGATGTTAAAAAACATGAAAAACCAAATGTTAATTTAAAAATAGACAAAAATAACAAAATTGCTCTTATTGGTTCAAAAAAAGGAATGCAATATAGAAGTAATATGGATGGGTGAACAGATATAACAAAAGATGATTTTGTAATCAATAACCCTAAAGTAGGAAAACTATCTATTAGGTGAAAAGATTATGATAATAAATTTGCTTCAGACATTCAACTATTTGACGTGCAAAGAGCTAATGATGTTGTTAATAAGGTTAAGCTAGTAGACAATATGCTTATTGGTCTTGATAACACTATAGAATATAAAAAAGAAGCAGATACTTCATGAACAAATGCTACAACTCAAAGATTAAATTTAACTAGTGGAACTTATTGAATTAGAACAAAAGCTTCTAATTCAACTTTAGCTTCAGACATTTCAAAAGTAGAAATAAAGTAA
- a CDS encoding replication-associated recombination protein A, translated as MNQPLSFLLRPKTTKDIIGQTEILKSNGLINKMILNDYCTSLIFYGPSGVGKTSFAISLANDLKIDYEIFNASYDKKEKLTSIIQKALLQDRFILIIDEIHRLNKDKQDILLEYMEKGNIFVFSTTTENPFFVINPALRSRSLLIELKSVNKNELISYAKKVINQYQLKINISDEALDFLAQLSVGDVRTFLNYLELIHRLYSDEFIDIKKIKTIITVSKNPTAQDSDDFHDLKSALQKSIRGSDVDAALYYFSRLIETGDYESLMRRMIIIGYEDIGLANPTIPSRVVQACNAFRQIGFPEGIIPLGLAIVEMSLSLKSNSAYLATNSALDFVKNGNIYNVPKHLKDNHYKSAIKLGIGIDYKYPHDYENDWVEQQYLPDEIKNKKFYNHKNNQYESKVYELYNRMKNKK; from the coding sequence ATGAATCAACCACTATCTTTTTTATTAAGACCAAAAACTACTAAAGATATAATCGGGCAAACTGAAATATTAAAGTCTAATGGATTAATAAATAAAATGATTTTAAATGATTATTGTACTTCATTAATTTTTTATGGTCCATCTGGAGTTGGAAAAACTAGTTTTGCAATTAGTTTAGCAAATGATCTAAAAATTGATTATGAAATTTTTAATGCAAGTTATGATAAAAAAGAAAAACTTACTAGTATTATTCAAAAAGCTTTATTACAAGATAGATTTATTTTAATAATTGATGAAATACATAGATTAAATAAAGATAAACAAGATATTTTATTAGAATATATGGAAAAAGGAAATATCTTTGTTTTTTCAACAACTACTGAAAACCCATTTTTTGTAATTAATCCCGCTTTAAGAAGTAGAAGCTTATTAATAGAATTAAAATCAGTTAATAAAAATGAATTGATTAGTTATGCTAAAAAAGTTATTAATCAATATCAATTAAAAATTAATATCTCAGATGAAGCTTTAGATTTTTTAGCTCAACTAAGTGTTGGTGATGTTAGAACTTTTTTAAATTATTTAGAATTAATCCATAGACTTTATAGTGATGAATTTATAGATATAAAAAAAATTAAAACTATTATAACAGTTTCAAAAAATCCAACAGCTCAAGATAGTGATGATTTTCATGATCTAAAATCAGCATTACAAAAATCAATTAGAGGTAGTGATGTTGATGCTGCTTTATATTATTTTAGTAGGTTAATTGAAACAGGTGATTATGAAAGCTTAATGAGAAGAATGATAATAATTGGTTATGAAGATATTGGTTTAGCTAATCCAACAATTCCAAGTAGAGTAGTTCAAGCATGTAATGCTTTTAGACAAATTGGTTTTCCAGAAGGAATTATACCACTAGGTTTAGCAATTGTTGAAATGAGTTTAAGTTTAAAATCTAATTCAGCTTATTTAGCTACAAATTCTGCTTTAGACTTTGTTAAGAATGGAAACATTTATAATGTACCAAAACATCTAAAAGATAATCATTATAAATCTGCTATTAAGCTTGGTATAGGAATTGATTATAAATACCCACACGATTATGAAAATGATTGAGTAGAACAACAATATTTACCAGATGAAATTAAAAACAAAAAGTTTTATAATCACAAAAATAATCAGTATGAATCTAAAGTTTATGAATTATATAATAGAATGAAAAATAAAAAATAG
- the lon gene encoding endopeptidase La, whose translation MKTIKLPVVVTRGIFILPSTSKTIEFGRVKSKNALDASADLYNNQIVVVSQESPLEEEPNLEHLFYLGTVADLSVKKVWKDGTISVELNYNQKIKIDEFVEEDNIIYAIGSVFEDKLPKTDAQKTKIKEALEELQEKHSFNTSELLLAFNENDFNKLNSLIYQIIDKMPLVSLNTKLLLIQSTSILEKLDLLKELIINRPKSTVKLNNNLNNNSTVDSEINKKLKDKMDKQQKEYYLREKMRIIKEELDDENSDASQLDKYKKRLEEEPFPESVKEKILSSIKRIETMQPGSAEVNVERNYVDWMMSIPWWEQSEDIDDLKYAQEILEKHHFGLKKVKERIIEYLAVKQKTKSLKGPIITFVGPPGVGKTSLARSIAEALGKKFVKVSLGGVKDESEIRGHRKTYVGSMPGRIIQALKRAKVKNPLFLLDEIDKMASDNRGDPASAMLEVLDPEQNKEFSDHYIEEPYDLSTVMFIATANYIENIPEALYDRMEIINLSSYTEIEKMHIAKDYLTKKILEEDQLTEDELRFTDEAYDEIIKYYTREAGVRQLERHLATIARKFIVKLLNGEITNLVVTREVVVQYLGKHIFEHTSKEEESQVGVVTGLAYTQFGGDILPIEVSTYNGKGNLTLTGKLGEVMKESATIALTYVKANHEKFGISKDKFDDIDIHIHVPEGAVPKDGPSAGITLTTALISALSKQPVSKDFGMTGEITLRGNVLPIGGLREKSISAARSGLKHILIPSKNVKDIEDVPQEVQDVLKITPVSKYEDVYEIIFKNNNQQTI comes from the coding sequence ATGAAGACTATAAAGCTACCTGTTGTTGTAACTAGAGGAATATTTATTTTACCAAGTACTTCTAAAACTATTGAGTTTGGAAGAGTTAAAAGTAAGAATGCTTTAGATGCTTCTGCTGATTTGTATAATAACCAAATTGTTGTAGTTTCTCAAGAAAGTCCTTTAGAAGAAGAACCAAATTTAGAGCATTTATTTTATTTAGGAACAGTTGCTGATTTATCAGTTAAAAAAGTTTGAAAAGATGGCACTATTTCAGTTGAATTAAACTATAATCAAAAGATTAAAATTGATGAATTTGTTGAAGAAGATAATATTATTTATGCTATTGGTTCTGTTTTTGAAGACAAATTACCAAAAACAGATGCTCAAAAAACTAAAATAAAAGAAGCTCTTGAAGAATTACAAGAAAAACATTCATTTAATACTTCTGAATTACTTTTAGCATTTAATGAAAATGACTTTAATAAATTAAACTCATTAATTTATCAAATAATTGACAAAATGCCTCTAGTTTCTTTAAACACTAAATTGCTTTTAATTCAATCTACTTCTATACTAGAAAAATTAGACTTATTAAAAGAACTAATTATTAACAGACCAAAATCAACTGTTAAACTAAATAATAATTTAAATAATAATTCTACTGTTGATTCTGAAATCAATAAAAAATTAAAAGATAAAATGGATAAACAACAAAAAGAATATTATTTAAGAGAAAAAATGAGAATCATTAAAGAAGAATTAGATGATGAAAATTCTGATGCTTCTCAATTAGATAAATATAAAAAACGTTTAGAAGAAGAACCATTTCCTGAAAGTGTAAAAGAAAAGATTTTATCATCAATTAAAAGAATAGAAACAATGCAACCGGGCAGTGCTGAAGTTAATGTTGAAAGAAACTATGTTGATTGAATGATGTCAATTCCTTGATGAGAACAATCAGAAGATATTGATGATTTAAAATATGCTCAAGAAATTTTAGAAAAACATCATTTTGGTTTAAAAAAAGTTAAAGAAAGAATTATTGAATATTTAGCTGTTAAACAAAAAACTAAATCATTAAAAGGTCCTATTATTACATTTGTAGGTCCTCCAGGAGTTGGAAAAACTAGTTTAGCTAGATCTATTGCTGAAGCTTTAGGTAAAAAGTTTGTTAAAGTTTCACTAGGTGGAGTTAAAGATGAATCTGAAATTAGAGGACATAGAAAAACTTATGTTGGTTCAATGCCTGGTAGAATTATTCAAGCATTAAAAAGAGCTAAAGTTAAAAATCCATTATTCTTACTAGATGAAATTGATAAAATGGCTAGTGATAATAGAGGAGATCCAGCTTCAGCAATGCTAGAAGTACTAGATCCAGAACAAAATAAAGAATTTTCAGATCATTATATTGAAGAACCTTATGATTTAAGTACTGTTATGTTCATAGCAACTGCTAATTATATTGAAAATATTCCAGAAGCATTATATGACAGAATGGAAATTATTAATTTATCTAGTTATACAGAAATTGAAAAAATGCATATTGCAAAAGATTATTTAACTAAAAAAATACTTGAAGAAGATCAATTAACTGAAGATGAATTAAGATTTACTGATGAAGCTTATGATGAAATTATTAAATACTATACAAGAGAAGCTGGAGTAAGACAATTAGAAAGACATTTAGCAACAATTGCTAGAAAATTTATTGTTAAACTTCTAAATGGAGAAATTACTAACTTAGTAGTTACTAGAGAAGTTGTAGTTCAATATTTAGGAAAACATATTTTTGAACACACTTCAAAAGAAGAAGAATCACAAGTTGGTGTTGTTACAGGTTTAGCTTATACTCAATTTGGTGGAGATATTTTACCAATAGAAGTAAGTACTTATAATGGAAAAGGAAATCTAACTTTAACTGGTAAACTTGGTGAAGTAATGAAAGAATCTGCAACCATTGCCTTAACTTATGTAAAAGCAAATCATGAAAAATTTGGAATTTCAAAAGACAAATTTGATGATATTGACATTCATATTCACGTTCCAGAAGGAGCTGTTCCAAAAGATGGACCAAGTGCTGGTATTACTTTAACAACAGCTTTAATCTCAGCTTTATCTAAACAACCTGTTTCAAAAGATTTTGGAATGACTGGAGAAATAACTTTAAGAGGTAATGTTTTACCAATTGGTGGGTTAAGAGAAAAATCTATTTCAGCAGCTAGAAGTGGTTTAAAACATATTTTAATTCCTTCAAAAAATGTTAAAGACATTGAAGATGTTCCTCAAGAAGTTCAAGATGTTTTAAAAATCACTCCTGTTTCAAAATATGAAGATGTTTATGAAATAATTTTTAAAAATAATAATCAACAAACAATCTAA